From the Brassica napus cultivar Da-Ae chromosome A8, Da-Ae, whole genome shotgun sequence genome, one window contains:
- the LOC106429059 gene encoding uncharacterized protein LOC106429059 produces the protein MNLGELNKVWEIKALKKKPKEEEARKILEKVANQVQPIMTRRKWRVKLLSEFCPTNPRLLGVNVNRGVHVKLRLRRVNHDGDFLSYHEILDTMLHELCHNAHGPHNASFYKLWDELRKECEELMSKGITGTGQGFDVPGKRLGGFSRQPPLSSLRVTAAKAAEKRVRAGNLLPSGPQRLGGDSSIMSDLTPIQAAAMAAERRLLDDIWCGSQSAEALEDQENYSDACAEPVVSVRSAKRSSSCSNATSSSCPPSSWGSDVIDLTEEEASESSRCSKRSCNPAGDQGPSSSSKDEPISGVMKSSETSPSTSYNANQGREEPAMWECAECTLLNPMLAPICELCTAAKPKEREMKHNLWYCKFCTLENEVKLEKCEACGQWRYSYGQPLSTRAPNVGT, from the exons ATGAATTTGGGGGAATTGAACAAGGTGTGGGAGATAAAGGCGTTGAAGAAGAAACCGAAGGAAGAAGAAGCGAGGAAGATTCTGGAGAAAGTGGCGAATCAGGTTCAACCTATTATGACTCGACGCAAATGGCGTGTCAAGCTTCTCTCCGAATtctg CCCAACGAATCCAAGGCTATTGGGAGTGAATGTTAATAGAGGCGTTCATGTCAAATTGAGGCTTCGGAGGGTAAACCACGATGGAGATTTCTTATCCTACCACGAGATCCTTGACACTATGCTCCACGAGCTTTGCCACAATGCTCATGGTCCTCACAATGCTAGTTTTTATAAGCTTTGGGATGAACTTCGAAAG GAATGTGAGGAGTTGATGTCAAAGGGTATCACAGGGACAGGCCAGGGCTTTGATGTTCCTGGCAAGCGCTTGGGTGGCTTTTCTCGTCAGCCTCCCCTCTCTTCTCTTCGCGTAACAGCAGCTAAAGCAGCTGAAAAGAGAGTGCGTGCGGGTAATTTGTTACCCTCAGGACCTCAACGCCTTGGTGGTGATAGCAGCATTATGTCAGATCTTACCCCAATCCAGGCTGCTGCAATGGCTGCTGAAAGGCGTTTACTTGATGACATCTGGTGTGGTTCCCAGTCCGCAGAGGCTTTAGAAGACCAAGAGAATTATAGTGACGCATGTGCGGAACCTGTTGTTTCGGTAAGGTCAGCAAAAAGAAGCAGTAGCTGCTCAAATGCTACCAGTtcatcatgccctccatcttCCTGGGGATCAGATGTCATTGATTTAACAGAGGAAGAAGCTTCTGAAAGTAGTAGATGTAGTAAAAGAAGTTGCAACCCAGCTGGTGATCAAGGTCCTTCGTCGTCCTCCAAAGATGAACCAATATCTGGTGTTATGAAATCATCAGAAACTTCACCATCCACCAGTTACAATGCAAACCAAGGCAGAGAAGAACCTGCAATGTGGGAGTGTGCAGAATGCACCTTATTGAACCCG ATGTTGGCTCCAATATGCGAGCTATGCACTGCGGCAAAGCCAAAGGAAAGAGAGATGAAGCACAACTTATGGTATTGCAAGTTCTGCACGCTTGAAAACGAGGTGAAGCTGGAGAAATGCGAGGCTTGTGGTCAGTGGAGATACTCGTATGGACAACCATTGTCGACTCGTGCTCCTAATGTCGGCACTTGA